From Nitrososphaerales archaeon, one genomic window encodes:
- a CDS encoding ABC transporter ATP-binding protein has protein sequence MGEQVPAIEVVKVSRIYGEGGEEAKTVALQNVSFSIDHGEFVAIIGPSGSGKSTLLNLIGGLDRPTSGTVKIDGVDISKIPNSELARIRNRKIGFVFQSFNLINRITAVENVELPLLVTGMPRVDIRGRALEQLEILGIRHKADRKPTQLSGGEQQRVAVARALATNPLIILGDEPTGNLDTKNTDVMVGILKRLNQELGKTIVIITHNTEIAAKTKKIISIRDGLIQEIREN, from the coding sequence ATGGGCGAACAGGTTCCCGCAATCGAGGTCGTCAAAGTCTCTAGGATATACGGAGAGGGCGGCGAGGAGGCAAAGACTGTTGCCCTGCAGAACGTCAGCTTCAGTATCGACCACGGCGAGTTCGTTGCGATAATAGGACCCTCAGGTTCTGGGAAGAGTACGCTCCTGAACCTGATAGGAGGCCTCGATAGACCCACGTCAGGGACGGTCAAGATAGACGGCGTGGACATCTCCAAGATTCCGAACTCAGAGCTTGCCAGAATAAGGAATCGCAAGATAGGATTCGTCTTTCAGTCTTTTAATCTCATCAACCGCATCACAGCAGTCGAGAACGTGGAACTCCCGCTTCTGGTCACCGGCATGCCTCGGGTAGACATACGAGGTCGGGCACTCGAGCAGCTCGAGATTCTAGGCATAAGACACAAAGCAGACAGGAAGCCCACCCAGCTGAGCGGAGGAGAGCAGCAGAGGGTCGCCGTTGCGCGAGCGCTCGCGACTAATCCCCTCATAATCCTTGGCGACGAGCCGACGGGCAACCTCGACACGAAGAACACGGATGTGATGGTTGGGATATTGAAGAGGCTGAACCAGGAGCTCGGGAAGACCATCGTCATAATCACCCACAACACCGAGATAGCCGCGAAGACGAAGAAGATCATCTCGATTCGCGACGGGCTCATCCAGGAGATAAGAGAGAACTAG